From the genome of Mycobacterium dioxanotrophicus, one region includes:
- a CDS encoding DUF2127 domain-containing protein has product MVNFALRSCGLRGHATFAPDEPELRERLRADTPVGEAWRCLRCETFVVGPPKGHGPADTAPEVPRGRMLRDRTIMRVLAVERLIRAVVFVALAIGVLKVRSTRSQLQDAFQKDVPLMRPLADQIGWNMDDSRIIRTIDHAFSLSATTLMWIAVGLAIYALIELIEAVGLWLTQRWGEYFAVIATSVFLPLEVYELTEKVTVLRLGAFLINVAAVIWLLWSKRLFGINGGGAAYRAEHHTESLLSVERAGLASS; this is encoded by the coding sequence ATGGTGAACTTCGCGCTGCGGTCCTGCGGCCTGCGCGGCCACGCCACGTTCGCTCCCGACGAGCCCGAGCTGCGCGAGCGCCTCCGCGCCGACACCCCGGTAGGAGAGGCGTGGCGGTGTCTGCGATGTGAGACATTCGTCGTCGGCCCGCCGAAAGGGCACGGGCCCGCCGACACCGCTCCCGAAGTTCCGCGGGGGCGGATGCTGCGCGACCGCACGATCATGCGCGTGCTGGCCGTCGAACGCCTGATCCGCGCAGTGGTTTTCGTGGCACTGGCGATCGGGGTGCTGAAAGTCCGCTCGACGCGGTCGCAGCTGCAGGACGCGTTCCAGAAGGACGTGCCCCTCATGCGTCCGCTGGCCGACCAAATCGGTTGGAACATGGACGATTCCAGGATCATCCGGACCATCGATCACGCCTTCTCGCTGTCGGCGACAACGCTCATGTGGATCGCCGTCGGCTTGGCGATCTACGCCCTGATCGAACTGATCGAAGCGGTCGGGCTGTGGCTCACGCAGCGCTGGGGTGAGTACTTCGCGGTGATCGCCACCAGCGTGTTCCTGCCGTTGGAGGTCTACGAACTCACCGAGAAGGTGACCGTGCTGCGGCTGGGGGCCTTCCTCATCAACGTCGCCGCGGTGATCTGGCTGCTGTGGAGCAAGCGGCTCTTCGGGATCAACGGCGGCGGCGCGGCCTACCGCGCCGAACATCACACAGAAAGCCTCCTCAGCGTCGAACGGGCCGGGCTCGCGTCGAGCTAG
- a CDS encoding O-methyltransferase: MTTLHDVTVAAALDRMYAASDEQFAKLREGRGGRFADLTGATSQERADALSDIYMPVTPEAGRLLYSLVRATKPHIVVEFGMSFGLSALHLASAVRDNGFGHVFTTELSAAKVEAATKTFAETGLDDVITVLAGDALETLKTVEGEIGLVLLDGWKELYLPVVKLLEPQLTTGALLVADNTSMADTQPYLDYVRDNDNGYVSVNFLARDSDSMEISCRV, translated from the coding sequence ATGACTACCCTCCACGATGTCACAGTCGCCGCGGCCCTGGACCGCATGTACGCCGCGTCCGACGAACAGTTCGCCAAACTGCGTGAGGGCAGAGGCGGCCGATTCGCCGACCTCACCGGTGCGACCTCACAGGAACGCGCCGACGCCCTCAGCGACATCTACATGCCGGTGACGCCGGAAGCCGGCCGGCTGCTCTACTCCCTGGTGCGGGCCACCAAGCCGCACATCGTCGTCGAGTTCGGCATGTCGTTCGGGCTGTCCGCACTGCATCTGGCTTCTGCGGTGCGCGACAACGGTTTCGGCCACGTCTTCACCACCGAGCTCAGCGCGGCCAAGGTCGAGGCCGCCACCAAGACATTCGCCGAGACGGGACTGGACGACGTCATCACAGTGCTGGCCGGTGACGCCCTGGAAACCCTCAAGACCGTCGAGGGCGAGATCGGGCTGGTTCTGCTCGACGGCTGGAAGGAGCTGTACCTGCCGGTCGTCAAACTGCTTGAGCCACAGCTCACGACGGGCGCGTTGCTGGTCGCGGACAACACGTCGATGGCAGACACCCAGCCGTACCTCGACTACGTCCGCGACAATGACAACGGTTACGTCAGCGTGAACTTCCTCGCCCGCGACAGCGACAGCATGGAGATCAGCTGCCGCGTATAG
- a CDS encoding histidine phosphatase family protein, with protein MCLVVTAVLAGWCVVVTPIAAAGGYRTITLTFVRHAQSEGNATGLIDTSTPGPALTELGRAQAVASAQRLAGNHYDGIFASTMIRTQQTAQPMADALHEPVTVLPGLREIEAGDYEGQPEADAVGTYFAAPQQWLRGDRSARIPGSVDGNEFDARFDDAVQQIYDSGDVVPVVYSHGGAIMLWVAMNVTNSDPGLLVAHPLNNTDYVVVAGNPTNGWRLVDWNGVKSAA; from the coding sequence ATGTGCCTCGTGGTCACCGCAGTGTTGGCCGGATGGTGTGTCGTCGTCACCCCGATCGCCGCGGCGGGCGGCTATCGCACCATCACTCTGACGTTCGTCCGGCATGCGCAATCCGAGGGCAACGCAACGGGGCTCATCGACACATCGACCCCGGGTCCGGCGCTGACCGAACTCGGCCGCGCCCAGGCCGTTGCCAGTGCGCAGCGGCTGGCGGGCAACCACTACGACGGCATCTTCGCTTCGACGATGATCCGCACCCAGCAGACCGCCCAACCGATGGCCGACGCCCTGCACGAACCCGTCACCGTACTGCCCGGGCTGCGGGAGATCGAGGCCGGAGACTACGAAGGCCAACCCGAAGCAGATGCCGTCGGCACCTACTTCGCGGCGCCGCAGCAGTGGCTGCGCGGCGACCGGTCCGCGCGGATTCCCGGTTCGGTCGACGGCAACGAATTCGATGCGCGGTTCGACGACGCGGTGCAGCAGATCTACGACAGCGGTGACGTCGTACCCGTCGTCTACTCGCACGGCGGCGCGATCATGCTGTGGGTCGCGATGAACGTCACCAACTCCGACCCGGGACTGCTGGTGGCGCATCCGCTGAACAACACGGATTACGTTGTGGTTGCCGGTAATCCGACCAACGGTTGGCGATTGGTCGACTGGAACGGCGTCAAGTCAGCGGCGTGA